The stretch of DNA TAGTGCtctttgctttgtgtttcattgtgcAGCAGAACCAGTGAGTGGCATCAAATCTATAATTATCTGATAGAGGTGCTGCTAAAACTTTATCCTGGTGTAGccattcaatttaaaaatacatataagcAGTTAAATGCCACTTTTtcactaaaacaaaaagttgGTTTCTTTGTATCCGAAGTACATCAGCACCTTAAGTTTTACAGATTGCGTTTTGCTCCTCAGATGTAGTGTCAACTTGTTCCTTGACATATTCAGAATATGCAGACACTCTGTGTAGCAGTGCAGCACTGACCTTTCTCTTTGTCGAGGGGGGGCAGGATGCTGTTGTCCCGGCACACCTTGAAGTAAATCTCCTGCTCCACGCTCTCGGGAATGGCACCCTGGGGGATGATGATGCTGACGCCTGTCTCGATGGAGCTCAGGACCCCTCCGTTACAGTTGAAGATCCCCCGGGCGGTGGCCACCACTGTGTGCCCTTCATCCTCGTCGTCATCCTCCAGCGCGCTGGGGCTGAGGGACAGAAGTTGGCATCATCAGTCAAAACAGAGTAGACAGAGAATAATGTGCAGCAGAGGACGTGAGAGAAACTCCCCTAAGTACAAACAagtatgtttgtgtctgtcagcagCTCAGTAATTACCCTCAGAGAACGAACTGCTGCTGCTCGACGTGAACATTTCTGAGCGTCTTACCTTACAGGGATGGCCTTGGGGATGGTGTTGATGTTATTGTGCTGGTATTTGGGCCTGTTGTCCATAGTGCGTGTGAAGGTGTCCAGGCCGCTGTCATGATCCAGGGGCTGTGGTGACAGCTGAGGCTTcccgctgctgccgctgctcaCCACACTGGGCTTACTGAGCAGGTCTGTCTTCACCTGTGTGTCATTGGGCAGCAGGTTGTGGTTGAACTTGGGGCTCTCAAACTTGCGCTCAAAGGGCCGAGCTGAGCTGGTGTAAGGCTTGGGGACATAGCGGTTATAGCTAGTTGGAGCAGGAGCGCCAAGCGTCTTTGGGGGTGCAGCATCAGTGCCGTTGACTGGGGATTTGTCAGGGAGGCCCCTCGGGGGCAGATAACCCCCTGGGGTGGGTTCGTCTCTGCTGGCCGGCCTGAGAGCTGCCAGCTCAGGTTTAGGATTGGGTGAGCTCAACGGTTCAGGTATGGAGTTAGCTGGAAATGTGAGGAGGATACAATCACGTAAATACAGCCTGTaatttttcaagtaaaaatttcaaacatttctcaGTTGCAGCTTCTTAAACGTACAAATGTGCagcattcatttatattttgtgatAGTAAACTGAGCATCACTGGGTTTGTTCTGATGCTTGGACATAAGCACTTTAAAGACGTCACCTTGGGCTGTGATGAACACCCCCCccacattttctgacattttataaataatcCATTACTGAAAAAACTATTTGGCAAATTAATCTGTAATAAATAATACTATTTTTTTGCAGCCTGAAACAGTAGAAGTGACACTTTCTTGTAAGTCTTGAATGTTCATTTACACTTGACAAGTACATGAGGCAGGAAACGTTAGAGAGCTTACCGTCATTGGGGCTGAGCTTGGGCAGTGTGTTGGGTGGGATCGCAGAGGCGGGGGGCCCATACTGAGAGGAGGGGCTGATCTGGGGCAGGGGCTCGTATCTTTTCTCCACTGGACTCACCTTCTCCACAGACTCGACTCTGCAGTAGCAAGACAGAAACAATACAGTTGATAAAAACAATCATGATTCTGTAGCTGCTCTGAGAAAACAGCTCAGGAATTCTGCACCTCGGCCCACTCTGCCGGCATGAGGTACGTTTTTATACCTGTTGTACGGGTAGGACAGCTGAGCTGGTTTGGGCAGATCATGGAAGCGGTTGATGCCAGGAGCAGGCTGGCCCATGGCTTTGCTGTCGAAGCTACGGCGATCAAAGTAGGACAACTGCTTCCTGTAGTACTCCTCGTCCTCATCTGGGTCATAGTGGTTGGAACGCACTACATCATCCAGAGGTTTAGTATGGGGCTTCTGTGGCTCAGGagccctgcagagagagagccaaaaaaaaaaaaaaaaaaaagatattttaactGTGGGGACAGAGAGTAGATTGACTTACAGTCCGCTGAACAATGTTTTGACAGAAGCCATCTAATATATCCCGATGGTTATCAAGCCCTGAAATTATCAAGTATGTTTGAAAACAATCTGGATACCCCAAAACGGGGCGAGGAGCTCAGGACAGCAATGAGTCTGGTGCTGACCTTCTCACAACAGGGAACACAGAGGTTCCATCTATCAGTGCACACTTGGCGTTTGCAGGCCTTTGCCGTCTCTGCACAGCACACTTAAGTCTTGCTCGTTGCACAGTGACTTTACTCCACTAGATGGCGctcaaacaacaataaatgaatTCTACGACGCCATTGCAGGGATCTTAAGACTTGTCCTTCACCCACCTTCTCCGCAGCCGGGGGTGCTTTAATGAGGACTACATACCTATAGGTGGACTTCTCCTGCTCCAGGTTGCTGAGGGAATTGGCTTTGAGGACTGGGCCAGGTGCACTCACAGGTTTAGGAACATCTGCAGACTGAAAAGCAAGGAGAGAGTGTCTCTTTAGCGCTTCTTGCATCTGGTCCAGATTTTCGTTCACATAAATGGACTGCATGCACAAAGACATTGAGTACTATGGCtgacaaatacagaaacaagcTTGCATTTTCAAGTCCTGCAGTTTCTGGCTGATGTATCTGCGGTTTGGGAAAAGATCATTTGGACTCCTCTGAGCTTTGTTAGTTCTCTTGTGCTGCTTTGACACCTTGTGTACCTTGCATAAATAGTAATCGTCAAACTTCTTTAATAACCAACAAAGACCGACTTGACGTTTGGCCTAATGTCACACTTTGTACCAGGCATCGTATATATTTAGAATACGGTCCTAGTTTTCTCTGGTTAAGATttaagttgtttgtgttttaattttattttcttatctacCTCTTTTAGTGTCCTTATGTTGTTTAAGTGATTCATGTGTGACTCTAACTACAGTCCTTTTCCTTGTTAGCAATGTTTATAACTGTGTTGAAGTTGCTTTGTCTACCACCTAAATTAAATGTTTGACCCATCGAGCCGACAGCTGTACACTTATGTGAGGAACGTACCCTGAGTGCCGACGACTCTCCTCCCTCTTTAGCCCTGTCCATCGAAACAGACCTTTTATTCTCAAACATCTTGACTCTGTTGAGCACTGACTGTGGTTTCATGGCCGGGTCCTCATCCAGGTCTTCCCGGGgcgggggagggaggggtttGGAGCCTGGGGTGACCACTGGCTCACCTGGGGAGGGCAGGGTCTCTGGTTTTGGAGGGGGAATGGTGGGTTCAGAGTTTATCATAGGGTCATGTATCCCTGGTTTATAGCCCCGGTTTGGAGGCCCAGGGATATAGGTGGGCCTCAGACCAGAGTCACCGTAATACTGCTTTGGAGGCTCTGGTGATCGAGGTGAATTAATGGGGAAGCCGAGAGGTTCTGTCTCATAAGGGGAGCGGGCATCGTAGCCTGCAgggggcgggggcgggggtTCATCATAACGAATGGGCCCAGGTTTACTGTGGCGTGGTCTGCCATCGTAGCCCACTGGTGAGGCCTCATCATAGCGTGGCTGAGGGGGGCTGTAGTCCCTCCCTGGTCCATCCTCATAGGGGGACCGGGGGTTGTAGCCCATGGGTTGCTGGTGGCCCGTCTGGTACCCTGCGGGCTGTGAGGACGAGGTCTGCTGGTCATAGGGGGGCCACTGTTCGTTGTAATGAGGCACACGGTTGTCGTAGTGCAGGTGAGAGTCAGTGTTGTGAGGCTTTGGTTCTCCGTAGCCGCCTCCATCGTATCCGTAAGGCGGGTGGTCATATTCGCGGTATGGCTGTTTGTCCTGGTACGGCGGCTGGTGACTGTAGCTCATAGACGGCTTCAGGCCATGGTTGATTCGCACAGGGTCCTCCATATTGTACAGATCTTTCTTGTACATCTGTGAAGAAACAGCACTAAATGAATACATCtatcacatcatcatttgaGCTTTTAACAAACCACCATGTTGAAGGACAGAAAGCCGTCAGAGAAAAATGCTTCCCCAACACCAGATTAAGAATAATTAAATTCaatactgaaaaatgaatcaaaatctTGAGGAACTGAATATCATTAACCAGATTATTAGAAAAATCCCACCACCAATtattcaaacaaacatcaaagtCAAAGTGCATTTACACAAGCAAACCTTAATCCATTATTCAAAATCAGACCTGAATGCCTGTTTGACAAGATGCCTTTCAAGAATGATAATAATCCATATAAACACAACTGGATTTAACACGTTAACATGTTTCATAAACAATGAACTAACAAGCAATTTGCGCATTTCTGAAAGGCCTCATTTCAAACATATGATGTGTAGCCTGTAGACAGCAAATCTAGTTACAGTACTTCCTATGGAAGAAGGTTGATTTGTTGGCATCTACTCAGGACAGACTACTTTACAGAAGACATAATGCAGTGTGCTGATGTAAGTTTGTTTTTCCATAGGGAGAATTGCTTGATGGAAATCATTACCAAGAGTACTGTCTGCAGGTTAGCCTTCATCATGCAACCAACATTCAGTTTGCATCTAATGCAACGTCAAACTACTGGCACTACAACAGACGACACATCTACTACTACGATGCCACTGTAAGTGCTACTATCGTTCATCTACAGAAGAGAGTCAAAGCTGAAAGGAACCCAAAAAACATTAGGAGCCATGCAAAGGAAGTAAGAGGCAACAGTTAGGGCTGGTTGTGGATGTCTTCACCCTGGTCAAAGACTCAGATGTACCAGTCCTTCTGGTCTCCCAGCCCACTGTGGTGCATGTGGACTAGTCTGTCGCACATTTTCTCTGGGAGCCAGAGGCACACAGTGGGCTCAGTGAGTCACACAGTGTGGGCATTTCATGCAGAGAGCGAGTGGAAAGCATGTGCGAGAAGACAGGCAGTTAAAACAGCAGGCTGGGGCCCAGGCCCGGTCCGAGTGGCTGGTGAAACAGCGGGTACCTTTGGTTCTGGACCAGACGGTCCAGACGGGTGGGGTTCGTGTGGTGGTGGTAGGGGCTGAATAAGCTCAGGGGCAGGGCTGGGGCTGCTAAGTGAGTCAGCCTGAGGAGCTGCGGCTGCAGCAGGCGGCTCCTCTAGGTGCATACCCTCTAGCTGTACAGGCTGCTCAACAGCAGGGGGCGTTACCACCGTCGGAGGCAACGAGGGCATGGGCAGAGCAGCCTCATCTTGCTGTGAAGTATTGTTAAGAGACATTTATAACACAGCCTGCCAAGGgcacacaaagcacagctgaccCCAACACCATGATCTTCTTCCTGACACTGAATCAGTTTTACACCAGCCAGAGAATGCACTTACAAAAATGTGGttagaataaataatatacCAGTAGCTTCTAAACATGTTTATGACTTAACAAAGGACATTTAATCTTAAAGATCAGGACAcgacactgaaaacaaaggagCTATTCCTCTGCTCTGCGGTCATATACTTTTAGCCATACATTCATTTCTGACCGGCAGAGCCTGCAGTGGACTGCCTGCAAAGCTAGATATGAACTTTACCTGTTGCGGAGCGGCCATCTTGAACCCAGCTGGGTCTATGCGACTTGCTGGGTCGGGCTGCACAGGGTGCTGGTACCCAGGGTAACCAGGGGTGTCCTGAATGACAGGTGGGTCTTCTCGCACAGGCTCTGAAGAGCGGGTGATGGCGGGCTCCGTGGGCAGACCCACCTCGTCATTCAAAGTCTCATCAAGCTCCTGGTCTGTGTACGCTCCgccctctgtgtctgtgtcctcgTAGTCAGAAGTGTGGCGGCTGTCTGTGCTATACATGGAGTATTCGCTACCCGGCGCCGACAGGTAGGACAGACGGTCATCGTGGATATCCAAGTCATCCTCTGTAGTGCCATCCGCCTGCgcagagaagagaaactgtCACCTCATGGCTCAGTAAGGCTCTAACAGGACTCGTATAATGCTGTTCAGTGCAGTGGAACAGAACAAGCAGTTGGCCAGTTTCTCTCACCTTGCCCTCCGACACCCACACCAACTGGTTCTGCTGTTGCTGGATTGTTTCTTTCAGAGCTCCGTACCAGCCGTCGTTCATATTGTTCAAGTTGATGGTGGCTAAGGGAGAATGTTTTGAGTTACAATCACTTCATCgagaaacaaaacatctaaaagagacaatatacatttttaattaactgtGTTTTAACACTGTGCCGCTCACTGGTGAACAGGTGGTGATTATTCTTCCTCAGTTTGATGGCTCGCTCATAGAGCTTCCTGGCGCTCTTCCTGGACTCTGGACACAGTCTGGTCCTCATGTTCTTCACACCCTGCTTATTATCGGGATTTAAGAAGACTACAATCGGGTACCACTGAGCATAGTTCAGCCTGTCCACAGCGTTCGGAGTGATGTCCAGCACAGCATGTTTGTCCTTCATAGGGTAAAGAAGGGGAAGAACAAGAATGATAAGTACATATCTGTGGTGAAATAATCCAAAAATCTCTGATGCACATTATATGATAAAAAGGAGGCAAACTCACTCTGTCAATGATCTGCTTGATGGTGTGAAGACGAATGATTCCTGAACTACGCTGGTCTGTTCCTGCATCTCTCGGTTCACTCTCTGGAAAACGTGGTTCAAGAGATTCATGAAGAAACATTTCTGAGTACAGGTTCAATAACTTTGCAatataatgcataaaaacatatttgcaaacatttaaacagtAGATCAGGGATACTCCGAGGTTCTTGAACTGAGAGAAGATGAGGTTTGCCATTCATGGGTCTAATGACAGATTCTTTAAAATATGGCAGCTGTTCATCACGACCAATTGTAAATGGATCTATCGCTTGTCAAAACAGCTCAAACTGTGAGTATGTAACCGTAAACCTTTGTTTGTGTTATCTGTCTGTTGTTGTCTTGTGTAATTGTCCATTGAAAAGAaagtggtaaaaaaataaaaaataaataaaacatacttGCAAGCTCAAAAAGATCTGGCTCTTCTCTGGAGAGTTTTTCTCGAGCAACGTCAGCAATGGGCCCAAAAATGACAACCGGTCTCAGGAAACcagctgcaaagacaaataaattaataaaattataataaaaatagtcTCACACTGACAAAATGTACAGCCTGCCAGACACGATCAGACTACTTACCCTCTCTCAGTACAACTCTTTCATAAGCTGGGAACTTTGTCTGGACCGGCTGGGAGGAGAGGTCCTCTCGGCTCTTCCTCAGGTTCCTCTTCGAGCTGCGAAGTCCGCGGAACCTCCAGAAGTCGGCCCTGTCGCCACCTGCTGTTTTGGGTAGCGTGTACTGCACGCTGGAGAGCTGCTCCGCTCTGTTGACAAATGGCAGAAAGACAAGTTCTTAGTGTAACGTAAGTTAATAGAGGTGTCATAAACTTGGCACAGCCCACCTCAACACTGCCAATACCTAAGGATATTACATGGCAATGATAATCATAACAAATGTAATACAAAAAGGTTGGACTCGCTGTTTACTGTTGTGACAAACATTTATCCAGCATGTCACTCTTTTAAGATAACTGACAAGGCAGAGCAGATACACGCCTTTTAGGATGTAATCACCTGTTCTTGTTGGGGATGATGCCCCTCTCCACCTCTTGGTGGTTCTTGCCGATGCGAATAGCCAGCCAGGAGCCCAGCTTGCCGTTGTAGAGGGTGTCCACCACACGGAACACCTCGCCCTTGTTAAAGCTTAACCCATATGGAGATTCCTTTTCGTACTCAAAGTGCGTCCGAATGTAGAAGGAGTCACCGACATCTGACTCCACAATCCGTCGATAGACTGAACAGGAAAGAGAAGTGAGTCAAAAACACAGGCCGAGGAAACCAATAGAACGgtatttcttttctcctctccttacTCACTTCACTTaccatctttcttcttctgggCCAGAATGGTGACCTCTTCACCCTTAGGAAGGTCCAGGAGGAACAGCACCGCCTCCTCTCGAATTATGTTTGCAAAATCTACATTATTTACCTGGAGTTTAGGAAAACAGAGGTcaattgttttatgtttttcatcaaATAAATTCACTCTTATTTTGGACTTTTAAGTTTAAGTTAAGACTTTATTGTCCATAGTGCGTCTGACAGAAAGAGTATATCTCTATTTAGATAAAGGTTTACATAGCTCTTCCTGTTCTCGGCATTGCCTGGGTGACTTCAGGTTTTACTGCACTGCAAGAACTAAAGCCATTCGTCATTATACttggagaaaaagaggaggaggtacAAACAGCGAGATATATGACTGTGAGGAAATGGGACAAACACAGCGAgaggaaactgtttttttgtgtgtgctcCCTCGGGGCCATTGCTAAGAGACCAGCCAGGAGGCACAGGAATTTTGGAGCAGCTAGTGTGTAAAAccaggaataaaaaaagggaGAAGCTCGAGGATG from Seriola aureovittata isolate HTS-2021-v1 ecotype China chromosome 10, ASM2101889v1, whole genome shotgun sequence encodes:
- the tjp1b gene encoding tight junction protein ZO-1 isoform X6, coding for MITCAFLWVGFLVAVDSTMVNYQKYITVMQLALGVTASNKEACLPPRKRMWIHPSPTAGSITAASSVSTVQGKPSLRRIKGRIHRSKSLDSIDLLDSNSAAMEETVIWEQHTVTLHRAPGFGFGIAISGGRDNPHFQSGETSIVISDVLKGGPAEGLLQENDRVVMVNAVSMDNVEHAYAVQQLRKSGKIAKITIRRKRKVHVPMGRLGERETMSEHDEEEDSYDEEIYETRSGRSGAYSGVGGAMGRRSGRSSGRRDRERERSGSRERSVSPRSDRRSHNLPPRPAKVTLVKSRKNEEYGLRLASHIFVKDISPESLAARDGNIQEGDVVLKINGTVTENLSLIDAKKLIERSKGKLKMVVQRDERATLLNIPDLDDSIPSANASDRDDISDIHSLASDHSNRSHDRHRSSRSRSPDRRSEPSDHSRHSPPQISNGSHRSRDDERLSKPASTPAKLAEEVPLPKPKESAIGREEKQLPPLPEPKPVYAQPGQPDVDLPVSPSDAPVPSAAHDDSILRPSMKLVKFKKGESVGLRLAGGNDVGIFVAGVLEDSPAAKEGLEEGDQILRVNNVDFANIIREEAVLFLLDLPKGEEVTILAQKKKDVYRRIVESDVGDSFYIRTHFEYEKESPYGLSFNKGEVFRVVDTLYNGKLGSWLAIRIGKNHQEVERGIIPNKNRAEQLSSVQYTLPKTAGGDRADFWRFRGLRSSKRNLRKSREDLSSQPVQTKFPAYERVVLREAGFLRPVVIFGPIADVAREKLSREEPDLFELAKSEPRDAGTDQRSSGIIRLHTIKQIIDRDKHAVLDITPNAVDRLNYAQWYPIVVFLNPDNKQGVKNMRTRLCPESRKSARKLYERAIKLRKNNHHLFTTTINLNNMNDGWYGALKETIQQQQNQLVWVSEGKADGTTEDDLDIHDDRLSYLSAPGSEYSMYSTDSRHTSDYEDTDTEGGAYTDQELDETLNDEVGLPTEPAITRSSEPVREDPPVIQDTPGYPGYQHPVQPDPASRIDPAGFKMAAPQQMYKKDLYNMEDPVRINHGLKPSMSYSHQPPYQDKQPYREYDHPPYGYDGGGYGEPKPHNTDSHLHYDNRVPHYNEQWPPYDQQTSSSQPAGYQTGHQQPMGYNPRSPYEDGPGRDYSPPQPRYDEASPVGYDGRPRHSKPGPIRYDEPPPPPPAGYDARSPYETEPLGFPINSPRSPEPPKQYYGDSGLRPTYIPGPPNRGYKPGIHDPMINSEPTIPPPKPETLPSPGEPVVTPGSKPLPPPPREDLDEDPAMKPQSVLNRVKMFENKRSVSMDRAKEGGESSALRSADVPKPVSAPGPVLKANSLSNLEQEKSTYRAPEPQKPHTKPLDDVVRSNHYDPDEDEEYYRKQLSYFDRRSFDSKAMGQPAPGINRFHDLPKPAQLSYPYNRVESVEKVSPVEKRYEPLPQISPSSQYGPPASAIPPNTLPKLSPNDANSIPEPLSSPNPKPELAALRPASRDEPTPGGYLPPRGLPDKSPVNGTDAAPPKTLGAPAPTSYNRYVPKPYTSSARPFERKFESPKFNHNLLPNDTQVKTDLLSKPSVVSSGSSGKPQLSPQPLDHDSGLDTFTRTMDNRPKYQHNNINTIPKAIPVSPSALEDDDEDEGHTVVATARGIFNCNGGVLSSIETGVSIIIPQGAIPESVEQEIYFKVCRDNSILPPLDKEKGETLLSPLVMCGPHGLKFLKPVELRLPHCASMTPDGDPKTWQNKSLPGDPNYLVGANCVSVLIDHF
- the tjp1b gene encoding tight junction protein ZO-1 isoform X8, whose protein sequence is MITCAFLWVGFLVAVDSTMVNYQKYITVMQLALGVTASNKEACLPPRKRMWIHPSPTAGSITAASSVSTVQGKPSLRRIKGRIHRSKSLDSIDLLDSNSAAMEETVIWEQHTVTLHRAPGFGFGIAISGGRDNPHFQSGETSIVISDVLKGGPAEGLLQENDRVVMVNAVSMDNVEHAYAVQQLRKSGKIAKITIRRKRKVHVPMGRLGERETMSEHDEEEDSYDEEIYETRSGRSGAYSGVGGAMGRRSGRSSGRRDRERERSGSRERSVSPRSDRRSHNLPPRPAKVTLVKSRKNEEYGLRLASHIFVKDISPESLAARDGNIQEGDVVLKINGTVTENLSLIDAKKLIERSKGKLKMVVQRDERATLLNIPDLDDSIPSANASDRDDISDIHSLASDHSNRSHDRHRSSRSRSPDRRSEPSDHSRHSPPQISNGSHRSRDDERLSKPASTPAKLAEEVPLPKPKESAIGREEKQLPPLPEPKPVYAQPGQPDVDLPVSPSDAPVPSAAHDDSILRPSMKLVKFKKGESVGLRLAGGNDVGIFVAGVLEDSPAAKEGLEEGDQILRVNNVDFANIIREEAVLFLLDLPKGEEVTILAQKKKDVYRRIVESDVGDSFYIRTHFEYEKESPYGLSFNKGEVFRVVDTLYNGKLGSWLAIRIGKNHQEVERGIIPNKNRAEQLSSVQYTLPKTAGGDRADFWRFRGLRSSKRNLRKSREDLSSQPVQTKFPAYERVVLREAGFLRPVVIFGPIADVAREKLSREEPDLFELAKSEPRDAGTDQRSSGIIRLHTIKQIIDRDKHAVLDITPNAVDRLNYAQWYPIVVFLNPDNKQGVKNMRTRLCPESRKSARKLYERAIKLRKNNHHLFTTTINLNNMNDGWYGALKETIQQQQNQLVWVSEGKADGTTEDDLDIHDDRLSYLSAPGSEYSMYSTDSRHTSDYEDTDTEGGAYTDQELDETLNDEVGLPTEPAITRSSEPVREDPPVIQDTPGYPGYQHPVQPDPASRIDPAGFKMAAPQQQDEAALPMPSLPPTVVTPPAVEQPVQLEGMHLEEPPAAAAAPQADSLSSPSPAPELIQPLPPPHEPHPSGPSGPEPKMYKKDLYNMEDPVRINHGLKPSMSYSHQPPYQDKQPYREYDHPPYGYDGGGYGEPKPHNTDSHLHYDNRVPHYNEQWPPYDQQTSSSQPAGYQTGHQQPMGYNPRSPYEDGPGRDYSPPQPRYDEASPVGYDGRPRHSKPGPIRYDEPPPPPPAGYDARSPYETEPLGFPINSPRSPEPPKQYYGDSGLRPTYIPGPPNRGYKPGIHDPMINSEPTIPPPKPETLPSPGEPVVTPGSKPLPPPPREDLDEDPAMKPQSVLNRVKMFENKRSVSMDRAKEGGESSALRSADVPKPVSAPGPVLKANSLSNLEQEKSTYRAPEPQKPHTKPLDDVVRSNHYDPDEDEEYYRKQLSYFDRRSFDSKAMGQPAPGINRFHDLPKPAQLSYPYNRVESVEKVSPVEKRYEPLPQISPSSQYGPPASAIPPNTLPKLSPNDANSIPEPLSSPNPKPELAALRPASRDEPTPGGYLPPRGLPDKSPVNGTDAAPPKTLGAPAPTSYNRYVPKPYTSSARPFERKFESPKFNHNLLPNDTQVKTDLLSKPSVVSSGSSGKPQLSPQPLDHDSGLDTFTRTMDNRPKYQHNNINTIPKAIPVSPSALEDDDEDEGHTVVATARGIFNCNGGVLSSIETGVSIIIPQGAIPESVEQEIYFKVCRDNSILPPLDKEKGETLLSPLVMCGPHGLKFLKPVELRLPHCDPKTWQNKSLPGDPNYLVGANCVSVLIDHF
- the tjp1b gene encoding tight junction protein ZO-1 isoform X4, with amino-acid sequence MITCAFLWVGFLVAVDSTMVNYQKYITVMQLALGVTASNKEACLPPRKRMWIHPSPTAGSITAASSVSTVQGKPSLRRIKGRIHRSKSLDSIDLLDSNSAAMEETVIWEQHTVTLHRAPGFGFGIAISGGRDNPHFQSGETSIVISDVLKGGPAEGLLQENDRVVMVNAVSMDNVEHAYAVQQLRKSGKIAKITIRRKRKVHVPMGRLGERETMSEHDEEEDSYDEEIYETRSGRSGAYSGVGGAMGRRSGRSSGRRDRERERSGSRERSVSPRSDRRSHNLPPRPAKVTLVKSRKNEEYGLRLASHIFVKDISPESLAARDGNIQEGDVVLKINGTVTENLSLIDAKKLIERSKGKLKMVVQRDERATLLNIPDLDDSIPSANASDRDDISDIHSLASDHSNRSHDRHRSSRSRSPDRRSEPSDHSRHSPPQISNGSHRSRDDERLSKPASTPAKLAEEVPLPKPKESAIGREEKQLPPLPEPKPVYAQPGQPDVDLPVSPSDAPVPSAAHDDSILRPSMKLVKFKKGESVGLRLAGGNDVGIFVAGVLEDSPAAKEGLEEGDQILRVNNVDFANIIREEAVLFLLDLPKGEEVTILAQKKKDVYRRIVESDVGDSFYIRTHFEYEKESPYGLSFNKGEVFRVVDTLYNGKLGSWLAIRIGKNHQEVERGIIPNKNRAEQLSSVQYTLPKTAGGDRADFWRFRGLRSSKRNLRKSREDLSSQPVQTKFPAYERVVLREAGFLRPVVIFGPIADVAREKLSREEPDLFELAKSEPRDAGTDQRSSGIIRLHTIKQIIDRDKHAVLDITPNAVDRLNYAQWYPIVVFLNPDNKQGVKNMRTRLCPESRKSARKLYERAIKLRKNNHHLFTTTINLNNMNDGWYGALKETIQQQQNQLVWVSEGKADGTTEDDLDIHDDRLSYLSAPGSEYSMYSTDSRHTSDYEDTDTEGGAYTDQELDETLNDEVGLPTEPAITRSSEPVREDPPVIQDTPGYPGYQHPVQPDPASRIDPAGFKMAAPQQQDEAALPMPSLPPTVVTPPAVEQPVQLEGMHLEEPPAAAAAPQADSLSSPSPAPELIQPLPPPHEPHPSGPSGPEPKMYKKDLYNMEDPVRINHGLKPSMSYSHQPPYQDKQPYREYDHPPYGYDGGGYGEPKPHNTDSHLHYDNRVPHYNEQWPPYDQQTSSSQPAGYQTGHQQPMGYNPRSPYEDGPGRDYSPPQPRYDEASPVGYDGRPRHSKPGPIRYDEPPPPPPAGYDARSPYETEPLGFPINSPRSPEPPKQYYGDSGLRPTYIPGPPNRGYKPGIHDPMINSEPTIPPPKPETLPSPGEPVVTPGSKPLPPPPREDLDEDPAMKPQSVLNRVKMFENKRSVSMDRAKEGGESSALRSADVPKPVSAPGPVLKANSLSNLEQEKSTYRAPEPQKPHTKPLDDVVRSNHYDPDEDEEYYRKQLSYFDRRSFDSKAMGQPAPGINRFHDLPKPAQLSYPYNRVESVEKVSPVEKRYEPLPQISPSSQYGPPASAIPPNTLPKLSPNDANSIPEPLSSPNPKPELAALRPASRDEPTPGGYLPPRGLPDKSPVNGTDAAPPKTLGAPAPTSYNRYVPKPYTSSARPFERKFESPKFNHNLLPNDTQVKTDLLSKPSVVSSGSSGKPQLSPQPLDHDSGLDTFTRTMDNRPKYQHNNINTIPKAIPVSPSALEDDDEDEGHTVVATARGIFNCNGGVLSSIETGVSIIIPQGAIPESVEQEIYFKVCRDNSILPPLDKEKGETLLSPLVMCGPHGLKFLKPVELRLPHCASMTPDGWSFALKSSDSSSGDPKTWQNKSLPGDPNYLVGANCVSVLIDHF